A single Cnuibacter physcomitrellae DNA region contains:
- the efeO gene encoding iron uptake system protein EfeO, with product MNLKPLLASGGAGVVLLALAGCVPNNPSSSDAAGAITVDSSADSCTVSADSATSGTLTFSVTNSGDQVTEFYLLGDDGLRIVGEVENVGPGISRDLVVQAQPGDYYTVCKPGMVGDGVGKAAFTVSGDRVELDGDLQAQVDQAATNYVAYVKDQVAQLVTGTDTFLDAYTSGDDATARSLYAITRANYERIEPVAESFGDLDPEIDFREADVAEGDEWTGWHRIEKDLFPPTAAENGGVEYTPLTQDQRTMYADKLRDNTQELYDAVHDPSYTVTIDAISNGAIGLLEEVASGKITGEEEIWSHTDLWDFQANLEGAKVAYEGVRDIALEKDPKLVDEIDQRFQTLQSTLATYGSLDSGFVYYNDLTTEQVKQLADQVNALSEPLSQLTATLVG from the coding sequence GTGAACCTCAAGCCCCTCCTCGCCTCGGGCGGCGCCGGCGTCGTCCTCCTCGCCCTCGCCGGCTGCGTGCCCAACAACCCGTCGTCCTCCGACGCGGCGGGCGCGATCACCGTCGACAGCTCGGCCGACTCCTGCACGGTCTCCGCCGACAGCGCGACGAGCGGCACGCTCACCTTCTCGGTGACGAACTCCGGCGACCAGGTGACCGAGTTCTACCTGCTGGGAGACGACGGCCTGCGCATCGTGGGCGAGGTCGAGAACGTCGGCCCCGGCATCTCGCGCGACCTCGTGGTGCAGGCGCAGCCCGGCGACTACTACACCGTCTGCAAGCCGGGCATGGTCGGCGACGGCGTCGGCAAGGCCGCGTTCACCGTCAGCGGCGATCGTGTCGAGCTCGACGGGGACCTGCAGGCGCAGGTCGACCAGGCGGCGACCAACTACGTGGCGTACGTCAAGGACCAGGTCGCCCAGCTCGTGACCGGCACCGACACGTTCCTCGACGCCTACACGTCCGGCGACGACGCCACCGCCCGCTCGCTCTACGCCATCACCCGGGCGAACTACGAGCGCATCGAGCCCGTCGCGGAGTCGTTCGGCGACCTCGACCCGGAGATCGACTTCCGCGAGGCCGATGTCGCCGAGGGCGACGAGTGGACCGGATGGCACCGGATCGAGAAGGACCTCTTCCCGCCGACCGCCGCGGAGAACGGTGGCGTGGAGTACACCCCGCTGACCCAGGACCAGCGCACGATGTACGCCGACAAGCTGCGCGACAACACGCAGGAGCTGTACGACGCCGTGCACGACCCGTCGTACACGGTGACGATCGACGCCATCTCCAACGGGGCCATCGGCCTGCTCGAGGAGGTCGCCAGCGGCAAGATCACCGGCGAGGAGGAGATCTGGTCGCACACCGACCTGTGGGACTTCCAGGCCAACCTCGAGGGCGCGAAGGTCGCCTACGAGGGCGTCCGCGACATCGCCCTCGAGAAGGACCCGAAGCTCGTCGACGAGATCGACCAGCGGTTCCAGACGCTGCAGAGCACCCTCGCGACGTACGGCAGCCTCGACAGCGGGTTCGTGTACTACAACGACCTGACCACCGAGCAGGTCAAGCAGCTCGCAGACCAGGTCAACGCGCTGAGCGAGCCGCTCAGCCAGCTCACCGCGACGCTGGTCGGCTGA
- the efeB gene encoding iron uptake transporter deferrochelatase/peroxidase subunit, whose amino-acid sequence MPEHDDQEPEARGLSRRGLFGLGAGLLGAGLGAGATFAVGQAVSASAGGGTATAATVYPFYDDHQAGIVTPAQDRLHFASFDVADISRDDLVGLLQDWADAAALMTAGTPAGRYGAVNGPYDAPPDDTGEALGLPASGLTLTFGFGPSLFTSADGTDRFGLASQRPEALVDLPHFPADALVETLTGGDLCIQACSEDPQVAVHAIRNLSRIAFGRAALRWSQLGFGRTSSTSTAQQTPRNLFGFKDGTANIKAEDRTTVDAQVWAQPGDGPSWMDGGSYLVARKIRMTIETWDRTSLREQEAVIGRTKGEGAPYSGGTEFTAPDFSATGQGGKPLIAADSHVRLAHPDQNSGAQLLRRGYNFVDGNDDLGRLNAGLFFIAYQRDPRTQFIPIQENLAKNDAMNEYVRHVGSGIWAIPPGARTGSFPGASLFA is encoded by the coding sequence GTGCCCGAGCACGACGACCAGGAACCCGAAGCCCGCGGCCTCTCCCGCCGCGGGCTCTTCGGGCTCGGTGCGGGCCTGCTCGGCGCCGGTCTCGGCGCCGGTGCCACGTTCGCCGTGGGCCAGGCGGTCTCCGCCTCGGCGGGTGGCGGGACGGCCACCGCGGCCACCGTCTACCCGTTCTACGACGACCACCAGGCCGGCATCGTCACCCCCGCCCAGGATCGGCTCCACTTCGCCTCGTTCGACGTCGCCGACATCTCGCGCGACGACCTCGTCGGGCTCCTCCAGGACTGGGCGGACGCGGCAGCGCTGATGACGGCGGGGACACCCGCCGGCAGGTACGGGGCCGTGAACGGCCCCTACGACGCTCCGCCGGACGACACGGGCGAGGCACTCGGTCTGCCCGCCTCCGGGCTCACCCTGACCTTCGGATTCGGTCCGAGCCTGTTCACCTCGGCCGACGGCACCGACCGGTTCGGGCTCGCCTCCCAGCGGCCCGAGGCCCTCGTCGACCTGCCGCACTTCCCCGCCGACGCGCTCGTCGAGACTCTGACGGGTGGCGACCTCTGCATCCAGGCCTGCAGCGAGGACCCTCAGGTCGCGGTGCACGCCATCCGCAACCTGTCGCGGATCGCCTTCGGCCGGGCCGCCCTGCGCTGGTCGCAGCTGGGCTTCGGCCGGACGAGCTCGACCAGCACGGCGCAGCAGACCCCGCGGAACCTGTTCGGCTTCAAGGACGGCACGGCCAACATCAAGGCCGAGGACCGGACCACGGTCGACGCACAGGTCTGGGCTCAGCCCGGCGACGGTCCGTCGTGGATGGACGGCGGCTCCTATCTCGTCGCCCGCAAGATCCGCATGACGATCGAGACCTGGGACCGCACCTCCCTCCGCGAGCAGGAGGCCGTCATCGGCCGCACGAAGGGCGAGGGGGCGCCGTACTCCGGCGGAACCGAGTTCACCGCTCCCGACTTCTCCGCCACCGGCCAGGGCGGCAAGCCGCTCATCGCGGCCGACTCCCACGTGCGCCTGGCGCATCCGGATCAGAACTCCGGAGCGCAGCTGCTGCGCCGCGGCTACAACTTCGTCGACGGCAACGACGACCTCGGACGCCTCAACGCCGGGCTCTTCTTCATCGCCTACCAGCGCGACCCGCGGACCCAGTTCATCCCCATCCAGGAGAACCTGGCGAAGAACGACGCGATGAACGAGTACGTCCGCCATGTGGGCAGCGGCATCTGGGCGATCCCCCCGGGCGCCCGCACGGGCAGCTTCCCCGGCGCCTCCCTCTTCGCCTAG
- the typA gene encoding translational GTPase TypA, with protein sequence MALATRADLRNVAIVAHVDHGKTTLVDAMLKQTNSFDAHFEADDRMMDSNDLEREKGITILAKNTAISYNGVHAGDTPITINVIDTPGHADFGGEVERGLSMVDGVVLLVDASEGPLPQTRFVLRKALEAKLPVILLVNKTDRPDARIDEVVGEAQDLLLGLASDLADDVPDLDLDAILDVPVVYASGRNGAASLNKPENGSLPDNDDLEPLFGAILEHIPAPTYDDEAPLQAHVTNLDASPFLGRLALLRVFNGTIKKGQQVAWVKHDGSVQNQRITELLMTKALTRFPTESAGPGDIVAIAGIEEITIGETIADPEDVRPLPAIVVDEPAISMTIGTNTSPLVGKVKGHKLTARMVKDRLDRELVGNVSLRVQDIGQPDAWEVQGRGELALAILVENMRREGFELTVGKPQVVTKVVDGKTLEPYEHLTIDAPEEHLGAITQLLAARKGRMENMSNHGTGWVRMEFIVPSRGLIGFRTEFLTITRGTGIANAISHGYDEWAGQIVTRNNGSIVADRAGVVTPFAIIGLQERMTFFVNPTEEVYEGMVIGENSRADDMDVNITKEKKLTNMRSSTADTFESMTPSRQLSLEECLEFAREDECVEVTPETVRIRKVELDAQARARNTARLKRQA encoded by the coding sequence ATGGCACTGGCCACCCGCGCAGACCTGCGCAACGTCGCGATCGTCGCCCACGTCGACCACGGCAAGACCACCCTCGTCGACGCGATGCTCAAGCAGACGAACTCGTTCGACGCGCACTTCGAGGCCGACGACCGGATGATGGACTCGAACGACCTCGAGCGTGAGAAGGGCATCACGATCCTCGCCAAGAACACGGCGATCTCGTACAACGGCGTCCACGCGGGCGACACCCCGATCACGATCAACGTCATCGACACGCCGGGCCACGCCGACTTCGGCGGGGAGGTCGAGCGCGGTCTGTCCATGGTCGACGGCGTGGTGCTGCTCGTCGACGCGTCCGAGGGTCCGCTCCCGCAGACCCGCTTCGTGCTCCGCAAGGCGCTCGAGGCGAAGCTGCCCGTCATCCTGCTGGTCAACAAGACCGACCGCCCGGATGCCCGCATCGACGAGGTCGTCGGCGAGGCCCAGGACCTCCTGCTCGGCCTCGCGTCCGACCTGGCCGACGACGTGCCCGACCTCGACCTCGACGCCATCCTCGACGTCCCGGTGGTGTACGCCTCCGGCCGCAACGGCGCCGCGAGCCTGAACAAGCCCGAGAACGGGTCGCTGCCCGACAACGACGACCTCGAGCCGCTGTTCGGCGCGATCCTCGAGCACATCCCGGCGCCGACGTACGACGACGAGGCGCCCCTGCAGGCGCACGTCACCAACCTCGACGCGTCGCCGTTCCTCGGCCGCCTCGCGCTGCTGCGCGTCTTCAACGGCACCATCAAGAAGGGCCAGCAGGTCGCCTGGGTCAAGCACGACGGATCCGTGCAGAACCAGCGCATCACCGAGCTGCTCATGACCAAGGCGCTCACGCGCTTCCCGACCGAGTCCGCGGGCCCCGGCGACATCGTCGCCATCGCGGGCATCGAGGAGATCACGATCGGCGAGACCATCGCCGACCCGGAGGACGTCCGTCCGCTCCCGGCCATCGTCGTCGACGAGCCGGCGATCTCGATGACCATCGGCACCAACACCTCGCCGCTCGTCGGCAAGGTGAAGGGGCACAAGCTCACCGCCCGCATGGTGAAGGACCGTCTCGACCGCGAGCTGGTCGGAAACGTGTCGCTCCGGGTCCAGGACATCGGCCAGCCCGACGCGTGGGAGGTGCAGGGCCGCGGTGAGCTGGCGCTGGCCATCCTCGTCGAGAACATGCGCCGGGAGGGGTTCGAGCTGACCGTGGGCAAGCCCCAGGTGGTCACGAAGGTCGTCGACGGCAAGACCCTCGAGCCCTACGAGCACCTCACGATCGACGCACCCGAGGAGCACCTCGGCGCGATCACGCAGCTCCTCGCCGCGCGCAAGGGCCGCATGGAGAACATGTCGAACCACGGCACGGGCTGGGTGCGCATGGAGTTCATCGTGCCCTCCCGCGGCCTCATCGGGTTCCGTACCGAGTTCCTCACCATCACGCGCGGCACCGGCATCGCGAACGCGATCTCGCACGGCTACGACGAGTGGGCCGGGCAGATCGTGACCCGCAACAACGGCTCGATCGTGGCCGACCGCGCGGGTGTCGTGACGCCGTTCGCCATCATCGGCCTCCAGGAGCGCATGACGTTCTTCGTGAACCCCACCGAGGAGGTCTACGAGGGCATGGTCATCGGCGAGAACTCGCGCGCCGACGACATGGACGTGAACATCACCAAGGAGAAGAAGCTCACCAACATGCGCTCCTCCACGGCCGACACGTTCGAGTCGATGACTCCGAGCCGCCAGCTCTCCCTCGAGGAGTGCCTCGAGTTCGCCCGCGAGGACGAGTGCGTCGAGGTGACCCCCGAGACCGTGCGCATCCGCAAGGTCGAGCTCGACGCCCAGGCCCGCGCGCGCAACACCGCCCGCCTCAAGCGCCAGGCGTAG
- a CDS encoding dipeptide ABC transporter ATP-binding protein, translating to MSDQTGKPLLEIKGLEVGFRNQGGVVPAVRGVDITLNAGQTLAIVGESGSGKSTTAHAIINLLPGTGAITGGKVFFDGQDLTALNEKQMEDVRGKLIGFVPQDPMSNLNPVWNIGFQVEETIRANGIATGKREVKQHAIQVLKEAGLADADKRMKQFPHQFSGGMRQRVLIGIGLSSRPKLLIADEPTSALDVTVQRKILDHLETLTRDIGTALLFITHDLGLAAERAEQLVVMYKGQIVESGPSREILQNPLHPYTQRLVAAAPSLASRRIQSSAKTISDLDYARTKVTEGVDLIAAAEERVAHQPKERRPNAIEVTDLTKVYKLRGVKGSAANLTASDKVSFAIERGTTTALVGESGSGKSTVAKMILKLEEPTSGSIKIGGEDISGLKGKQLLALRRKMQPVFQDPYGSLDPLRNIGNTIAEPLQTHKVGDAASRKARVKELLDQVALPQTLITRYPSELSGGQRQRVAIARALALKPEIVVLDEAVSALDVLVQAQILQLLAELQEELELTYLFITHDLAVVRVIADNVAVMQHGRIVEAATTDEVFDSPKEQYTRELLNAIPGANIALGV from the coding sequence ATGAGCGACCAGACCGGCAAGCCGCTGCTCGAGATCAAGGGTCTCGAGGTCGGCTTCAGGAACCAGGGCGGGGTCGTCCCCGCCGTCCGTGGCGTCGACATCACCCTCAACGCGGGCCAGACCCTCGCGATCGTGGGGGAGTCGGGGTCGGGCAAGTCCACGACCGCGCACGCGATCATCAACCTGCTCCCCGGGACGGGCGCCATCACCGGCGGCAAGGTCTTCTTCGACGGTCAGGACCTCACGGCCCTGAACGAGAAGCAGATGGAGGACGTCCGCGGCAAGCTGATCGGCTTCGTCCCGCAGGACCCGATGTCGAACCTCAACCCGGTGTGGAACATCGGCTTCCAGGTCGAGGAGACGATCCGCGCCAACGGCATCGCGACCGGCAAGCGCGAGGTGAAGCAGCACGCGATCCAGGTGCTCAAGGAGGCCGGCCTCGCCGACGCCGACAAGCGCATGAAGCAGTTCCCGCACCAGTTCTCGGGCGGCATGCGCCAGCGCGTGCTGATCGGCATCGGCCTGTCGTCGCGTCCGAAGCTGCTCATCGCCGACGAGCCCACCTCGGCGCTCGACGTCACCGTGCAGCGGAAGATCCTCGACCACCTCGAGACGCTGACGCGCGACATCGGCACGGCACTGCTGTTCATCACGCACGACCTCGGCCTCGCCGCCGAGCGCGCCGAGCAGCTGGTCGTCATGTACAAGGGCCAGATCGTCGAGTCCGGCCCGTCCCGCGAGATCCTGCAGAACCCGCTGCACCCGTACACGCAGCGTCTGGTGGCCGCGGCGCCGAGCCTCGCTTCGCGCCGCATCCAGTCGTCGGCGAAGACGATCAGCGACCTCGACTACGCACGCACCAAGGTGACCGAGGGCGTCGATCTCATCGCTGCTGCGGAGGAGCGCGTCGCGCACCAGCCGAAGGAGCGTCGTCCGAACGCCATCGAGGTCACCGACCTCACGAAGGTGTACAAGCTGCGCGGGGTCAAGGGCTCGGCGGCCAACCTCACGGCGTCCGACAAGGTCTCGTTCGCGATCGAGCGCGGCACGACGACGGCGCTCGTGGGCGAGTCGGGGTCGGGGAAGTCGACCGTGGCGAAGATGATCCTCAAGCTCGAGGAGCCCACCAGCGGCTCCATCAAGATCGGCGGCGAGGACATCTCGGGCCTCAAGGGCAAGCAGCTGCTCGCCCTGCGTCGCAAGATGCAGCCCGTCTTCCAGGACCCGTACGGCTCGCTCGATCCGCTCCGCAACATCGGCAACACGATCGCCGAGCCGCTGCAGACCCACAAGGTGGGCGACGCCGCGTCGCGGAAGGCCCGTGTGAAGGAGCTGCTCGACCAGGTCGCGCTGCCCCAGACGCTGATCACCCGCTACCCGAGCGAGCTCTCCGGCGGACAGCGTCAGCGTGTGGCGATCGCCCGCGCGCTCGCGCTCAAGCCCGAGATCGTGGTGCTCGACGAGGCGGTCTCCGCGCTCGACGTGCTGGTGCAGGCTCAGATCCTCCAGCTGCTCGCCGAGCTGCAGGAGGAGCTGGAGCTGACGTACCTCTTCATCACGCACGACCTGGCGGTGGTCCGGGTGATCGCCGACAACGTCGCCGTGATGCAGCACGGACGCATCGTGGAGGCGGCGACCACCGACGAGGTCTTCGACTCGCCCAAGGAGCAGTACACTAGGGAGTTGCTGAACGCCATCCCCGGTGCGAACATCGCCCTCGGCGTCTAG
- a CDS encoding ABC transporter permease: MSSNTPTRSANHYVAPLEETPLVAVDAVKVAEKPSNLWIDAWRDMRRRVMFWISAAIILLVVIVALFPGLFTQTPPNDDCFLSNSNGGPTDGHPLGYTKLGCDIYSRIIHGTSTSLSVGIIVIILTTVLGILFGMFAGYYGGWIDSVLSRAGDIFFSIPYILAAVVIMSVFSAYRNVFVISLAIGIFAWPSTARVLRAEILRVKNSDYVMASQALGVSRFRILIRHVLPNSIAPVIVVTTISLAAAIVAEATLSFLGVGLPNSTMSWGNDISAAQTDLRTAPQTLIYPSIALSITVLSFIMLGEVVRDALDPKARAQR, translated from the coding sequence ATGTCAAGTAACACACCGACCCGGTCCGCGAATCACTACGTCGCACCGCTGGAGGAGACCCCTCTCGTCGCGGTCGACGCCGTCAAGGTCGCTGAGAAGCCGAGCAACCTCTGGATCGACGCCTGGCGCGACATGCGCCGCCGGGTGATGTTCTGGATCTCGGCCGCGATCATCCTGCTCGTCGTCATCGTCGCGCTGTTCCCCGGGCTCTTCACGCAGACGCCGCCTAACGACGACTGCTTCCTCTCGAACAGCAACGGCGGGCCTACCGACGGCCACCCCCTCGGGTACACCAAGCTCGGCTGCGACATCTACTCGCGCATCATCCACGGCACCAGCACGTCGCTGTCCGTCGGGATCATCGTGATCATCCTCACCACCGTGCTGGGGATCCTGTTCGGCATGTTCGCGGGCTACTACGGCGGCTGGATCGACTCGGTGCTCTCCCGTGCGGGCGACATCTTCTTCTCGATCCCCTACATCCTCGCCGCCGTGGTGATCATGAGCGTGTTCTCGGCCTACCGGAACGTGTTCGTCATCTCCCTGGCGATCGGCATCTTCGCGTGGCCCTCCACAGCGAGGGTGTTGAGAGCGGAGATCCTCAGGGTGAAGAACTCCGACTACGTGATGGCCTCCCAGGCCCTCGGCGTGTCCCGCTTCCGCATCCTGATCCGGCACGTGCTGCCGAACTCGATCGCCCCGGTGATCGTGGTGACGACCATCTCGCTCGCCGCAGCGATCGTGGCCGAGGCGACGCTGTCGTTCCTCGGAGTCGGCCTGCCCAACTCGACGATGTCGTGGGGCAACGACATCAGCGCGGCTCAGACCGACCTGCGCACCGCGCCGCAGACCCTCATCTACCCCTCCATCGCGCTGTCGATCACCGTGCTGAGCTTCATCATGCTCGGCGAGGTGGTCCGCGACGCGCTCGACCCGAAGGCGAGGGCTCAGCGATGA
- a CDS encoding ABC transporter permease, with the protein MAGYILRRLLQAIPVLLGTTFLIYFMVFAMPGDPLLALFGDKTPNPALLAQLRAEYHLDQPFIVQYFLYLGGIFVGDFGTSFSGEPVTQILARTFPVTIQLAILALAIEFIAGVLIGLVSGLRKGKLFDATALVVSLILISLPIFVIAFVAQFVFGIQLGWARTTVSTGAPIQDLILPAFVLASISFAQIVRLTRSSVIETSGLDFVRTAYSKGLSRRRVVPVHILRNSLIPVVTYAATDFGVLLVGATVTEGIFNVPGVGRTLYQAIIRGEGPTVVSFVTVMVLIYLVVNLIVDLLYGLLDPRIRYVK; encoded by the coding sequence ATGGCCGGCTACATCCTCAGGCGTCTTCTGCAGGCGATCCCCGTCCTGCTGGGAACGACGTTCCTCATCTACTTCATGGTCTTCGCGATGCCCGGAGACCCCCTCCTCGCCCTGTTCGGCGACAAGACCCCCAACCCGGCTCTGCTCGCGCAGCTGCGAGCCGAGTACCACCTCGACCAGCCGTTCATCGTGCAGTACTTCCTGTACCTGGGCGGGATCTTCGTCGGCGACTTCGGCACCTCCTTCTCGGGGGAGCCGGTCACGCAGATCCTGGCTCGGACCTTCCCGGTCACGATCCAGCTCGCGATCCTCGCCCTCGCGATCGAGTTCATCGCCGGTGTGCTGATCGGCCTCGTGTCGGGCCTCCGCAAGGGCAAGCTGTTCGACGCGACCGCCCTCGTGGTCAGCCTGATCCTCATCTCGCTGCCCATCTTCGTGATCGCGTTCGTCGCGCAGTTCGTGTTCGGGATCCAGCTGGGATGGGCGAGGACGACGGTGTCCACCGGTGCTCCCATCCAGGACCTCATCCTCCCGGCGTTCGTGCTGGCGAGCATCTCCTTCGCTCAGATCGTGCGACTGACGAGGTCGTCGGTCATCGAGACCTCGGGGCTCGACTTCGTGCGCACGGCCTACAGCAAGGGTCTGTCGCGCCGTCGCGTCGTGCCGGTGCACATCCTGCGCAACTCGCTGATCCCCGTCGTCACCTATGCGGCGACCGACTTCGGCGTGCTCCTGGTGGGCGCCACGGTGACGGAGGGCATCTTCAACGTGCCCGGTGTCGGCCGCACGCTCTACCAGGCGATCATCCGAGGCGAAGGACCCACGGTCGTGTCCTTCGTGACCGTGATGGTGCTCATCTACCTGGTCGTCAACCTGATCGTCGACCTGCTCTACGGCCTTCTCGACCCGAGGATCCGCTATGTCAAGTAA
- a CDS encoding peptide ABC transporter substrate-binding protein, which yields MKIRRIGVGVIALAAASALALSGCATGSSDSSSGSSSAVITTNGSEPQNPLIPTNTNETGGGKILDAIFAGLVYYDATGAPQNDLADSITTDDSKTFTIKIKDGETFSDGSPVTANSFVDAWQYGALLSNNQLNSYFFEDIEGFSYDEDSPLTGLNVVDDQTFTVTLKEARSDFPLRLGYSAFYPLPESAFKDMDAYGQNPIGNGPYKLASDTAWQHNEKIDLVPNESYNGGRKAKNGGLSIVFYATQDAAYSDLLGGNLDVLDAVPDSAFGTYQSDLGDRAVNQPAAIFQSFTIPERLAHFGNDEEGKLRRAAISMAINRPEITQVIFQDTRTPASDFTSPVIDGWSDSLEGADVLQYNPDEAKKLWAQADAISPWSGTFQIAYNADGGHQGWVDAVANSIKNTLGIDASGAPYPTFAEARTAITDRSIQTAFRTGWQADYPGLYNFLGPLYATNASSNDGDYSNPEFDQLLQEGAADSDLAAANEKFQQAQEVLLKDLPAIPLWYSNVTGGYGENVQNVQFGWNSVPLYYEITKN from the coding sequence TTGAAGATTCGACGGATAGGGGTCGGCGTCATCGCGCTGGCCGCGGCGAGCGCTCTCGCCCTGTCCGGATGCGCCACCGGCTCATCCGACAGTTCCTCGGGCAGCTCGTCCGCGGTGATCACCACGAACGGCTCCGAGCCTCAGAACCCGCTGATCCCCACCAACACCAACGAGACCGGCGGTGGCAAGATCCTCGACGCGATCTTCGCGGGTCTGGTGTACTACGACGCGACCGGTGCTCCCCAGAACGATCTGGCCGACAGCATCACGACCGACGACTCGAAGACCTTCACCATCAAGATCAAGGACGGCGAGACGTTCTCCGACGGCAGCCCCGTCACGGCGAACTCCTTCGTCGACGCCTGGCAGTACGGTGCGCTCCTGTCGAACAACCAGCTGAACAGCTACTTCTTCGAGGACATCGAGGGCTTCAGCTACGACGAGGACAGCCCGCTCACGGGCCTGAACGTCGTCGACGACCAGACCTTCACGGTCACGCTGAAGGAGGCGCGCTCCGACTTCCCGCTGCGCCTCGGCTACTCGGCGTTCTACCCGCTGCCCGAGTCCGCCTTCAAGGACATGGACGCGTACGGCCAGAACCCGATCGGCAACGGTCCCTACAAGCTCGCCAGCGACACCGCCTGGCAGCACAACGAGAAGATCGACCTCGTCCCGAACGAGTCGTACAACGGAGGCCGCAAGGCGAAGAACGGCGGGCTCAGCATCGTCTTCTACGCCACGCAGGACGCCGCGTACTCCGACCTGCTCGGCGGCAACCTCGACGTCCTCGACGCCGTCCCGGACAGCGCCTTCGGCACCTACCAGTCCGACCTCGGTGACCGCGCGGTCAACCAGCCGGCCGCGATCTTCCAGTCGTTCACGATCCCGGAGCGCCTCGCGCACTTCGGCAACGACGAAGAGGGCAAGCTGCGCCGCGCGGCGATCTCGATGGCGATCAACCGTCCCGAGATCACCCAGGTCATCTTCCAGGACACCCGTACCCCGGCCTCCGACTTCACCTCGCCGGTGATCGACGGCTGGAGCGACTCGCTCGAGGGTGCTGACGTCCTGCAGTACAACCCGGACGAGGCGAAGAAGCTGTGGGCCCAGGCCGACGCCATCTCGCCGTGGTCGGGCACCTTCCAGATCGCGTACAACGCGGACGGCGGCCACCAGGGCTGGGTCGACGCCGTGGCGAACAGCATCAAGAACACCCTCGGGATCGACGCCTCCGGCGCTCCGTACCCGACGTTCGCCGAGGCTCGCACCGCGATCACCGACCGCTCCATCCAGACCGCGTTCCGCACCGGATGGCAGGCCGACTACCCGGGTCTCTACAACTTCCTCGGACCGTTGTACGCGACCAACGCCTCCTCGAACGACGGCGACTACTCGAACCCCGAGTTCGACCAGCTGCTGCAGGAGGGCGCGGCCGACTCCGACCTCGCCGCCGCGAACGAGAAGTTCCAGCAGGCCCAGGAGGTGCTCCTCAAGGACCTCCCGGCGATCCCGCTCTGGTACTCGAACGTGACCGGTGGTTACGGCGAGAACGTCCAGAACGTCCAGTTCGGCTGGAACTCGGTGCCGCTCTACTACGAGATCACCAAGAACTAG
- a CDS encoding CPBP family intramembrane glutamic endopeptidase, with the protein MTRASRWAHLRRRRLWTEIALVLGVSLGASAVYSIVQIVQRLTAETPLSGQTATINGSLSDRPVFDLVYQLLAIGFDLVPVALALYLLAISGGSPFRRLGFDLRRPWSDLGRGWLLVAVIGVPGILLYVVGRQLGFTVTVVPSPLDTYWWTVPVLILAALRAALQEEVIVVGYLFTRLRQLGWGEWRIILASAVLRGSYHLYQGIGPFFGNVVMGVVFGWCYRRWGRVMPLVVAHWIIDIVSFVGYPLALQLFPGLFG; encoded by the coding sequence ATGACTCGAGCATCCCGATGGGCCCATCTCCGCAGGCGTCGGCTGTGGACGGAGATCGCCCTCGTGCTCGGGGTCTCGCTCGGCGCATCCGCGGTCTACTCGATCGTCCAGATCGTGCAGCGACTCACCGCCGAGACGCCGCTCTCAGGACAGACCGCCACCATCAACGGCTCCCTCAGCGACCGGCCCGTCTTCGACCTCGTCTATCAGCTCCTGGCGATCGGCTTCGACCTCGTGCCGGTCGCCCTCGCGCTCTACCTGCTGGCGATCTCGGGCGGGAGCCCGTTCCGGAGGCTGGGGTTCGACCTGCGGAGGCCGTGGAGCGATCTCGGTCGCGGCTGGCTCCTGGTCGCGGTGATCGGCGTGCCCGGCATCCTGCTCTACGTCGTCGGACGGCAGTTGGGCTTCACCGTCACCGTGGTGCCCTCGCCGCTCGACACCTATTGGTGGACCGTGCCCGTCCTCATCCTCGCGGCGCTGCGTGCCGCACTCCAGGAGGAGGTCATCGTCGTCGGGTACCTCTTCACGAGGCTGCGACAGCTGGGCTGGGGCGAGTGGCGCATCATCCTCGCGTCGGCGGTGCTGCGCGGAAGCTATCACCTCTACCAGGGCATCGGGCCGTTCTTCGGCAACGTCGTCATGGGAGTGGTCTTCGGATGGTGCTACCGCCGGTGGGGACGGGTCATGCCCCTCGTGGTGGCCCACTGGATCATCGACATCGTGTCGTTCGTGGGGTATCCGCTCGCCCTGCAGCTCTTCCCGGGCCTGTTCGGCTGA